Proteins encoded in a region of the Zea mays cultivar B73 chromosome 4, Zm-B73-REFERENCE-NAM-5.0, whole genome shotgun sequence genome:
- the LOC103653335 gene encoding uncharacterized protein, which yields MPRPSSRAKAASPPEAVAGASQRTPAPSPSTSLRLGIGPVASDDNRGAGSLDLKQPAAGPRRHSLRLMGAALGLGLGPVSHHDDCGAGCPNLSPPAAVPPRRSLRLAGPALGTPNTLSARDGSSSGFGSGGSEKRSGRARARVPASSLATSISPRTGNSNSDGGGSGADRVSASGDSSGGSDPFTTLRSGFRIAKRRMEAGGEAETGSSRRGQVHNEMLHQHVDTPTKRCKTILVGGVETEHVSDTKGDSDEDCMMLGPSGTELNYVATKTEKGDVDDPANASNGESLQTHNLLPAANGGVVEQLVYASGSPASFEAQVSADMCLKEGSSQCSSRKEGKVKEKLVLGNNKSCAYANVGSAVDTCSHKFNPDSKGKEKMVAEDSLSSLTSSEDEPDFDPVDSKETQLNSGSVSASMESYRRQTVKERAIKLAPKFAFFKADKDEHSEDDDEELEPGPDTEDWPGPFATAARIYEEREAKLRARELNSLKLDESANRVIRWSPSKDRKNLVQAQVAPSLTSVCLNTLAEHSEWIQSLEGVPEELKHKLLKILCDSRKMNTHLLNKLLCDSPTELHLSECSWLSEDDFEKTFGKCSTESLQDLQLDISGRCIPDYILPTTLAKVPNCMPLLRKISLKGNYRLSDNGLVTIISAAPSLCSLNLCECSLLTSSGIDILANKLCSVLRELYIDDCTNVDAMTILPSLQKIKHLEVLSMSRIQSVCDKFVKGLIPVHGLNLKELAFAGCLKLTSSSIKTIGEYCQKITSLDLCNLNRLRDSAMMHLRGCRLIRKLKLQRNAFSDEAVSQYLEASGGCLTELMLNNVEVGDLTALAISRKCYVSLEALDLSFCRELTDEALGLIVDSCPSLRILKLFGCTQVTDLFLKGHSNTSVKIVGIGGSILVQMDSR from the exons ATGCCCCGCCCCAGTTCACGCGCCAAGGCGGCATCACCGCCGGAGGCGGTGGCCGGTGCCTCGCAGCGCACCCCTGCGCCGTCCCCGTCCACCTCCCTCCGCCTCGGCATTGGCCCCGTAGCCTCCGATGACAACCGCGGCGCCGGATCCCTCGACCTCAAGCAACCCGCCGCTGGGCCTCGCCGACACAGCCTGCGCCTCATGGGCGCCGCCCTCGGCCTCGGCCTAGGCCCGGTCTCCCACCACGATGACTGCGGCGCCGGATGCCCCAACCTCAGTCCTCCCGCCGCCGTGCCTCCCCGACGCAGCCTGCGCCTCGCGGGCCCCGCCTTGGGTACTCCAAACACTCTCTCCGCTCGTGACGGCAGTTCCTCCGGGTTCGGGTCGGGCGGGAGCGAGAAGAGGTCGGGGAGGGCCCGTGCTCGAGTCCCTGCCTCTTCGCTTGCTACATCCATCTCGCCGAGGACTGGGAACTCCAATAGCGATGGCGGAGGGTCGGGGGCGGACAGGGTTTCCGCGAGCGGCGACAGCTCTGGCGGTTCGGATCCCTTCACGACCCTGCGGTCAGGGTTTCGGATCGCGAAGCGTCGGATGGAGGCGGGTGGGGAGGCGGAGACTGGGTCGTCTCGTCGAGGACAGGTGCATAACGAAATGCTGCACCAACACGTGGACACGCCGACGAAGCGGTGTAAGACCATATTGGTCGGTGGAGTGGAGACAGAGCATGTCTCTGACACAAAGGGTGATTCTGATGAGGATTGTATGATGCTGGGTCCAAGTGGGACCGAACTGAATTATGTTGCTACGAAGACTGAAAAGGGGGATGTGGATGATCCTGCCAATGCAAGCAATGGAGAATCTCTGCAGACGCATAATCTGTTACCGGCAgcaaatggtggggtggttgagcAATTAGTATATGCTTCAGGAAGTCCTGCAAGTTTTGAAGCACAAGTCTCTGCAGATATGTGTCTCAAGGAAGGTTCGAGCCAATGCAGTTCTAGGAAGGAAGGCAAAGTGAAAGAGAAGCTTGTTTTGGGGAATAACAAATCTTGCGCTTATGCTAATGTGGGCTCTGCAGTCGATACCTGTTCCCACAAATTCAACCCTGATAGCAAAGGAAAGGAAAAGATGGTTGCAGAAGATAGTTTATCATCTCTGACCTCGAGCGAGGATGAGCCAGATTTCGATCCAGTGGATTCCAAAGAGACTCAGCTCAACTCAGGATCAGTTTCTGCTTCTATGGAGTCATATCGCAGACAAACCGTAAAAGAAAGGGCTATCAAGCTGGCCCCTAAATTTGCATTCTTCAAAGCAGATAAAGATGAGCATAGTGAAGATGACGATGAAGAGTTAGAGCCTGGTCCTGACACTGAAGACTGGCCAGGCCCATTTGCAACTGCGGCAAGGATATATGAAGAAAGAGAAGCTAAGTTGAGAGCTCGAGAGTTGAATTCTTTAAAGCTGGACGAATCTGCAAACAGGGTCATCCGTTGGTCGCCTTCAAAGGATAGGAAAAATCTAGTACAAGCTCAAGTTGCTCCATCACTTACAAGTGTATGCTTAAATACCCTTGCGGAACATTCTGAATGGATTCAATCGCTTGAAGGTGTCCCAGAGGAGCTAAAGCACAAGCTGTTAAAGATTCTGTGTGATTCCAGGAAGATGAATACTCATCTTCTCAATAAACTATTGTGTGACAGTCCTACAGAACTGCATCTCAGCGAGTGTTCATGGCTGAGTGAGGATGACTTTGAGAAAACTTTTGGGAAATGCAGCACTGAAAGTTTGCAG GATCTACAGCTTGATATATCTGGGAGATGCATACCTGACTACATATTGCCAACTACCTTAGCTAAGGTTCCTAACTGCATGCCATTGTTGAGAAAAATATCTCTGAAGGGAAATTATCGACTTTCTGATAATGGTTTAGTCACAATCATCTCTGCCGCGCCTTCTTTATGCTCCCTAAATCTGTGCGAGTGTTCTCTTCTCACTTCATCTGGAATCGATATTCTTGCAAACAAGTTATGTTCAGTTCTTAGAGAACTCTATATAGATGACTGCACAAATGTGGACGCTATGACGATTCTTCCTTCTCTACAGAAGATTAAGCATCTAGAGGTTTTGTCAATGTCTAGAATACAATCTGTTTGTGACAAATTTGTGAAGGGGCTCATTCCTGTACATGGTTTAAATCTGAAGGAGTTAGCATTTGCTGGTTGCTT GAAACTTACCTCATCTTCCATCAAGACTATTGGGGAATACTGTCAAAAAATAACTTCATTGGACCTTTGCAACTTGAATCGGCTGCGTGACTCAGCAATGATGCATCTTCGTGGTTGTAGGCTAATAAGGAAACTAAAGCTTCAAAGAAATGCATTCAG TGATGAAGCTGTGTCTCAATATTTGGAAGCATCTGGAGGATGCCTGACTGAGCTAATGCTAAACAATGTTGAG GTTGGAGACCTTACTGCGCTTGCAATTTCTCGCAAGTGTTATGTTTCATTGGAGGCTCTGGATCTTTCCTTCTGCCGTGAACTGACAGACGAAGCTTTGGGGCTGATTGTCGACAGCTGTCCATCATTGAGGATTCTTAAGCTATTTGGTTGTACCCAG GTCACGGATTTGTTCCTCAAGGGTCACTCGAACACATCGGTCAAAATCGTCGGAATAGGAGGGAGCATACTAGTGCAAATGGATAGCCGTTAG